In Mangifera indica cultivar Alphonso chromosome 1, CATAS_Mindica_2.1, whole genome shotgun sequence, a single genomic region encodes these proteins:
- the LOC123224216 gene encoding glycine-rich protein 5-like, translated as MEMWQAAIIALSALFFTVLVLVLICLQRFTYQGGNGGGGEGAGDVAIDINDNGGCDAGEDFGGGGFDGAGGGFGGGGFDGAGGGFGGGGFDGAGGGFGGGGFDGAGGGFGGGGFDGAGGGFGGGGGGGCDSAAGGGGGF; from the coding sequence atggaaatgtGGCAGGCCGCAATTATAGCCCTTTCTGCTCTGTTCTTTActgttttagttttagttttaatttgtcTCCAGAGATTTACTTATCAGGGAGGGAATGGAGGCGGAGGTGAAGGCGCGGGAGATGTAGCCATAGACATAAACGATAATGGCGGTTGTGATGCTGGAGAAGACTTTGGCGGAGGAGGCTTTGATGGGGCTGGAGGTGGCTTTGGTGGAGGAGGCTTCGATGGGGCTGGAGGTGGCTTTGGTGGAGGAGGCTTCGATGGGGCTGGAGGTGGCTTTGGTGGAGGAGGCTTCGATGGGGCTGGAGGTGGCTTTGGTGGAGGAGGTTTCGATGGGGCTGGAGGCGGTTTTGGTGGTGGTGGCGGCGGTGGTTGTGATAGTGCTGCTGGCGGCGGCGGtggtttttaa
- the LOC123216634 gene encoding glycine-rich protein 5-like, translating into METWKIMIIVWALVAAFFVVLACLCNRYRWVGFAGGRSSSFGGAHHHHHGAGIGLGGADFGGAGGGAGLGGADFGGAGGGAGFGGCDGGGGHAGGGGGGGGGFGGASAC; encoded by the exons ATGGAAACTTGGAAAATAATGATCATAGTTTGGGCATTGGTTGCTGCTTTCTTCGTTGTTTTGGCTTGTCTTTGCAATCGTTATCGTTGGGTAGGCTTCGCCGGCGGTCGAAGCAGCAGTTTCGGTGGtgctcatcatcatcatcatggcGCAGGCATAGGTTTAGGTGGCGCTGATTTTGGTGGAGCTGGAGGAGGTGCTG GTTTAGGTGGCGCTGATTTTGGTGGAGCTGGAGGAGGTGCTGGTTTTGGTGGCTGTGACGGGGGCGGCGGCCACgctggtggtggtggtggtggtggtggtggttttGGAGGAGCAAGTGCATGCTAA